Genomic segment of Actinomycetes bacterium:
GACGGTGCCGGGCTGGTCGTGCTGCCCGGGCTGGTGGACTTGCACACCCACCTGCGCGAGCCCGGCCGGGAGGACAGCGAGACGGTCGAGACCGGGACCCGGGCGGCCGCGCTCGGCGGGTTCACCGCCGTCCACGCCATGGCCAACACCGACCCGGTGGCCGACACCGCCGGGGTGGTCGAGCAGGTGTGGCGGCTCGGCCAGCAGGCCGGTCACTGCGACGTCCGGCCGGTCGGCGCGGTCACCGTCGGTCTGGACGGCCGGCAGCTCGCCGAGCTCGGCGCGATGGCCGACTCGGCCGCCTCGGTGCGGGTCTTCTCCGACGACGGCCGCTGCGTCTCGGACGCCGTCCTCATGCGTCGGGCGCTGGAGTACGTCAAGGCGTTCGACGGGGTGATCGCCCAGCACGCCCAGGAGCCGCGGCTGACCGAGGACGCCCAGATGAACGAGGGCGTGCTCTCCGGGGTGCTCGGCCTGCGCGGCTGGCCGGGCGTCGCCGAGGAGGCGGTCATCGCCAGGGACGTCCTGCTCGCGGCGCACGTCGGCTCCCGGCTGCACGTGTGCCACGTGTCCACGGCCGGCTCGGTGGAGATCATCCGGCTGGCCAAGGAGCGGGGCTTCCCGGTCACCGCGGAGGTGACCCCGCACCACCTGCTGCTCACCGAGGACCTGGTCGCCAGCTACGACCCGGTCTACAAGGTGAACCCGCCGCTGCGCTCGGCCGACGACGTGGCCGCGCTGCGGGCCGGGCTGGCCGACGGGACCATCGACGTGGTGGCCACCGACCACGCGCCGCACCCGGTCGAGGACAAGGACTGCGAGTGGGCCGCGGCGGCGTTCGGCATGGTCGGCCTGGAGACCGCGCTGGGCGTGGTGGCCGCGGCCATGGTCGAGCCCGGGCTGCTGGACTGGGCCGGCGTCGCCGACCGGATGTCGGTGCGACCCGCCCGGATCGGCCGGGTCGCCGACCACGGCCGCCCGCTCGCGGTGGGCGAGCCGGCCAACGTCACCCTGGTCGACCCGGCCGGAGCCTGGTCAGTCGACCCGGGCCGGCTGGCCTCGCTCAGCCACAACACCCCCTACGCCGGGCGCGAGCTGCCCGCGCGGGTGGTGGCCACCTTCCTGCGCGGCCGGCCCACCGTGCTCGACGGGAGGCTGGCATGACCCGGACCCTGCTGTCCGTGGCCGTCGTGCTGTTCGTGCTGCTGGGCGTGGCCGGGATGGCCTGGGGCTGGCGCAACAAGGGCCGCCGGCAGGCAGACCTGCCCGGGCTGCCGGCCGTGCCGGCCGGCCTCGGGGAGCCGCTCGTCGACGACGTCGAGGGCGTCTACGTGGCCACCACCTCAGCCGGGGACTGGCTGGACCGCATCGTCGTGCACGGTCTGGGCGTGCGCAGCAACGCGCGCGTCACGGTCGCGCCCCCGGGCGTGCTGCTGGCCCGCGAGGGCGCTCCGGACGTGTTCGTGCCGGCCGAGCTGCTCACCGGCGTCCAGCTGGCCAAGGGCATGGCCGGGACGGTCGTCGAGGACGACGGCCTAGTCGTGCTGACCTGGCGGCACGGGGACCGGCAGCTGGCCACCGGCTTCCGGCCGCGGTACGCCGCAGACCGGGACGTCGTGGTGGCCGCCGCCGGGCAGCTGCTCGGGCAGGAGGCGTCGTGACCGGGCGCCGGCCCGCGCTGCTGGTGCTGGAGGACGGCCGCACGTTCGCGGGCGACGCCTACGGCGCGGTCGGCGAGACCTTCGGCGAGGCCGTGTTCTGCACGGCCATGACCGGCTACCAGGAGACCCTGACCGACCCGTCGTACCACCGGCAGGTGGTCGTCATGACCACGCCGCACATCGGCAACACCGGGGTCAACGACGAGGACCCGGAGTCCGGGCGGATCTGGGTGAGCGGGTACGTGGTGCGCGACCCCTCGCCGCGGGCGTCGTCCTGGCGGGCCAGGCGCACCCTGGAGGAGGAGCTCGAGGTGCAGGGCGTGGTCGGGATCAGCGGGGTCGACACCAGGGCGCTCACCCGGCACCTGCGCGACCGCGGCGCCATGCGGGTGGGCGTCTCCAGCGTGGAGGACGACCCGCGGGCTCTGCTCGAGCGGGTGCAGGCCAGCCCGCAGATGGCCTGGGCCGACCTCACGGCCGAGGTGTCCACCGAGACGGCCTACGTCGTGCCGGCGGTTCGCGAGAAGCGGTTCACCGTGGCCGCCGTCGACCTCGGGATCAAGGCCATGACTCCGGTCCGGCTGGCCGAGCGCGGCGTCGAGGTGCACGTGCTGCCCGCGGCCACCACGCCCGAGCAGCTGCTGGCTGCCGGGGCCGACGGCGTGTTCTTCTCCAACGGCCCCGGCGACCCCGCGACCGCCGACCACGCCGTCGGGCTGGTCCGGGCCGCGCTGGAGCACCGGCTGCCGACGTTCGGCATCTGCTTCGGCAACCAGGTGCTCGGCAGGGCCCTCGGCTTCGACACGTTCAAGCTGAAGTTCGGCCACCGGGGCACCAACCAGCCGGTGCAGGACGTCGCCACCGGGCGGGTGGAGATCAGTGCCCACAACCACGGCTTCGCGGTCGCGGTCCCGGTCGGCGAGGTCAGCGAGACGCCGTACGGGCGGGTCGAGGTGAGCCACGTCTGCCTCAACGACGGCGTGGTCGAGGGGCTGGCGCTGCTCGACCGGCCGGCCTTCTCCGTGCAGTACCACCCGGAGGCCGCGGCCGGCCCCCACGACTCGGCCTACCTGTTCGACCGGTTCACCGCGCTGATCGAGGGGACCCGCTGATGCCCCGCCGCGAGGACATCCGCAGCGTCCTGGTCATCGGCTCCGGGCCCATCGTCATCGGTCAGGCCGCCGAGTTCGACTACTCGGGCACGCAGGCCTGCCGGGTGCTCCGCGCCGAGGGCCTGCGCGTCGTCCTGGTCAACAGCAACCCGGCCACGATCATGACCGACCCGGAGTTCGCCGACGCCACCTACGTCGAGCCGATCACCGCCGAGGTGGTCGAGAAGATCATCGACAGGGAGCGGCCGGACGCGTTGCTCGCCACGCTCGGCGGTCAGACCGCGCTCAACACCGCGGTCGCGCTGCACGAGCGCGGCGTGCTCGGCCGGTACGGCGTCGAGCTGATCGGCGCGGACATCGACGCGATCGAGCGCGGCGAGGACCGGCAGCGGTTCAAGGAGATCGTCGCCGCCATCGGCGCCGAGTCGGCTCGCTCGACGATCTGCCACTCGATGGCCGAGTGCCTGGCCGTGGTCGAGGACCTCGGCTACCCGGTGGTGGTGCGGCCGTCGTTCACCATGGGCGGCGCCGGCTCCGGGATGGCCGACAACGAGGAGGACCTGCACCGGATCGCCGGCGCGGGGCTGCAGGCCAGCCCGACCACCGAGGTGCTCCTGGAGGAGTCGATCCTCGGCTGGAAGGAGTACGAGCTCGAGCTGATGCGCGACCGCGCGGACAACGTGGTCGTGGTCTGCTCGATCGAGAACCTCGACCCCATGGGGGTGCACACCGGCGACTCGATCACGGTGGCGCCGGCGATGACCCTCACCGACCGCGAGTACCAGCGGATGCGCGACGTCGCCATCGACGTGATCCGGGCGGTCGGGGTGGACACCGGCGGCTGCAACATCCAGTTCGCGGTGAACCCCGAGGACGGCCGGCTGATCGTCATCGAGATGAACCCCCGGGTGTCCCGGTCCTCGGCGCTGGCGTCCAAGGCCACCGGCTTCCCGATCGCCAAGATCGCCGCCCGGCTGGCCATCGGCTACACCCTCGACGAGATCCCCAACGACATCACCCAGCAGACCCCGGCGTCGTTCGAGCCGACCCTGGACTACGTCGTCGTCAAGGTGCCTCGGTTCGCCTTCGAGAAGTTCCCGCAGGCCGACCCCACGCTGACGACGACGATGAAGTCGGTCGGCGAGGCCATGGCCATGGGTCGGTCCTTCCCGGAGGCGCTGCAGAAGGCGCTGCGCTCGCTGGAGAAGTCGGACGCCGGCTTCGAGTGGGTCGGCGAGCCCGGCGACCGGGACGCCCTGGTGGCCGAGGCGGCGCTGCCTCGCGAGGGCCGGCTTCGGGTGGTGCACGAGGCGCTGCGCGCCGGGGCCAGCGTGGAGCGGCTGCACGCGGCCACCGGCATCGACCCGTGGTTCCTCGAGCAGATCGCCGCGATCAACGAGGTGGCCGAGCAGGTCCGCTCGGCTGCCGAGCTGACCCCCACGCTGCTGCGCCGCGCCAAGCGGTTCGGGTTCTCCGACCGGCAGCTGGGCCAGCTCCGCAGTATGCCCGAGGACGTCGTCCGCGGGGTGCGGCACGCGCTGGGCATCCGGCCGGTCTACAAGACCGTCGACACCTGCGCCGCGGAGTTCGCGGCGTCCACGCCGTACCACTACTCGGCCTACGACGAGGAGACCGAGGTGCGGCCCCGGGACAAGCCCGCGGTGCTCATCCTGGGCAGCGGCCCGAACCGGATCGGCCAGGGCATCGAGTTCGACTACTCGTGCGTGCACGCCGCCATGACCCTGCGCGAGGCCGGCTTCGAGACCGTCATGGTCAACTGCAACCCGGAGACCGTCTCGACCGACTACGACACCAGCGACCGGCTGTACTTCGAGCCGCTGACCTTCGAGGACGTGCTCGAGGTCTACCACGCCGAGCTGGCGGCCGGTCCGGTCGAGGGCGCCGTCGTGCAACTGGGCGGGCAGACCCCGCTGGGCCTGGCGCAGCGGCTCAAGGACGCCGGGGTGCCGATCCTGGGCACCAGCCCCGAGGCGATCCACCTGGCCGAGGAGCGCGGCGCGTTCGGCCGGGTGCTGGCCGCGGCCGGGCTGCCGGCCCCGAAGTACGGGCTGGCCAGCACCTTCGAGGACGCCAGGGCGATCACCGAGGCGATCGGCTACCCGGTGCTGGTGCGCCCGTCCTATGTGCTCGGCGGCCGCGGCATGGAGATCGTCTACGACGACGGCATGATGGCCGGCTACATCGACCGGGCCACCAAGATCAGCCCGGAGCACCCGGTGCTCGTCGACCGGTTCCTCGACGACGCGGTCGAGATCGACGTCGACGCGCTGTTCGACGGCGAGGAGCTGTACCTCGGCGGCGTGATGGAGCACATCGAGGAGGCCGGCATCCACTCCGGCGACTCCGCGTGCGCCCTGCCGCCGATCACCCTGGGTCGGGCCGAGATCGACCGGATCCGGCGGTCCACCGAGGCGATCGCCCGCGGCGTCGGGGTCCGCGGCCTGATCAACGTGCAGTACGCGCTGGCCGCCGACGTGCTCTACGTGCTCGAGGCCAACCCGCGCGCCTCTCGCACGGTCCCGTTCGTCTCCAAGGCCACCGCCGTGCCGCTGGCCAAGGCGGCCGCCCGGATCATGGTCGGCGAGACCATCGCCCGGCTGCGGGCCGAGGGGGTGCTGCCGGCGTCCGGGGACGGCGGCACGCTGCCCATGGACGCGCCGATCGCGGTGAAGGAGGCGGTGCTCCCGTTCGGCCGGTTCCACGGGGTGGACACCGTCCTGGGGCCGGAGATGCGGTCCACCGGCGAGGTCATGGGCATCGACGCGATGTTCGGCACCGCGTTCGCCAAGTCGCAGCTGGCCGCGTACAGCGGCGGCCTGCCCACCAAGGGCCGGGCGTTCGTCTCGGTGGCCAACCGGGACAAGCGCTCCATGGTGTTCCCGGTGAAGCGGCTGGCCGACCTCGGGTTTGAGATCCT
This window contains:
- a CDS encoding dihydroorotase, with product MSGWLVRGVRPLGGDPTDLLLRGGVIAAVGQGLDAGDAQVLDGAGLVVLPGLVDLHTHLREPGREDSETVETGTRAAALGGFTAVHAMANTDPVADTAGVVEQVWRLGQQAGHCDVRPVGAVTVGLDGRQLAELGAMADSAASVRVFSDDGRCVSDAVLMRRALEYVKAFDGVIAQHAQEPRLTEDAQMNEGVLSGVLGLRGWPGVAEEAVIARDVLLAAHVGSRLHVCHVSTAGSVEIIRLAKERGFPVTAEVTPHHLLLTEDLVASYDPVYKVNPPLRSADDVAALRAGLADGTIDVVATDHAPHPVEDKDCEWAAAAFGMVGLETALGVVAAAMVEPGLLDWAGVADRMSVRPARIGRVADHGRPLAVGEPANVTLVDPAGAWSVDPGRLASLSHNTPYAGRELPARVVATFLRGRPTVLDGRLA
- the carA gene encoding glutamine-hydrolyzing carbamoyl-phosphate synthase small subunit, producing the protein MTGRRPALLVLEDGRTFAGDAYGAVGETFGEAVFCTAMTGYQETLTDPSYHRQVVVMTTPHIGNTGVNDEDPESGRIWVSGYVVRDPSPRASSWRARRTLEEELEVQGVVGISGVDTRALTRHLRDRGAMRVGVSSVEDDPRALLERVQASPQMAWADLTAEVSTETAYVVPAVREKRFTVAAVDLGIKAMTPVRLAERGVEVHVLPAATTPEQLLAAGADGVFFSNGPGDPATADHAVGLVRAALEHRLPTFGICFGNQVLGRALGFDTFKLKFGHRGTNQPVQDVATGRVEISAHNHGFAVAVPVGEVSETPYGRVEVSHVCLNDGVVEGLALLDRPAFSVQYHPEAAAGPHDSAYLFDRFTALIEGTR
- the carB gene encoding carbamoyl-phosphate synthase large subunit — translated: MPRREDIRSVLVIGSGPIVIGQAAEFDYSGTQACRVLRAEGLRVVLVNSNPATIMTDPEFADATYVEPITAEVVEKIIDRERPDALLATLGGQTALNTAVALHERGVLGRYGVELIGADIDAIERGEDRQRFKEIVAAIGAESARSTICHSMAECLAVVEDLGYPVVVRPSFTMGGAGSGMADNEEDLHRIAGAGLQASPTTEVLLEESILGWKEYELELMRDRADNVVVVCSIENLDPMGVHTGDSITVAPAMTLTDREYQRMRDVAIDVIRAVGVDTGGCNIQFAVNPEDGRLIVIEMNPRVSRSSALASKATGFPIAKIAARLAIGYTLDEIPNDITQQTPASFEPTLDYVVVKVPRFAFEKFPQADPTLTTTMKSVGEAMAMGRSFPEALQKALRSLEKSDAGFEWVGEPGDRDALVAEAALPREGRLRVVHEALRAGASVERLHAATGIDPWFLEQIAAINEVAEQVRSAAELTPTLLRRAKRFGFSDRQLGQLRSMPEDVVRGVRHALGIRPVYKTVDTCAAEFAASTPYHYSAYDEETEVRPRDKPAVLILGSGPNRIGQGIEFDYSCVHAAMTLREAGFETVMVNCNPETVSTDYDTSDRLYFEPLTFEDVLEVYHAELAAGPVEGAVVQLGGQTPLGLAQRLKDAGVPILGTSPEAIHLAEERGAFGRVLAAAGLPAPKYGLASTFEDARAITEAIGYPVLVRPSYVLGGRGMEIVYDDGMMAGYIDRATKISPEHPVLVDRFLDDAVEIDVDALFDGEELYLGGVMEHIEEAGIHSGDSACALPPITLGRAEIDRIRRSTEAIARGVGVRGLINVQYALAADVLYVLEANPRASRTVPFVSKATAVPLAKAAARIMVGETIARLRAEGVLPASGDGGTLPMDAPIAVKEAVLPFGRFHGVDTVLGPEMRSTGEVMGIDAMFGTAFAKSQLAAYSGGLPTKGRAFVSVANRDKRSMVFPVKRLADLGFEILATAGTAEVLSRNGIPASVVRKHYEPDDGTLDAVQRILAGEVALIVNTPFGVGARLDGYEIRTAAVARGVPCITTVQGLGAAVQGIEAVTRGEIGVRSLQEYGRALRGEEVADRTRGERS